In Pseudophryne corroboree isolate aPseCor3 chromosome 7, aPseCor3.hap2, whole genome shotgun sequence, a single window of DNA contains:
- the LOC134945050 gene encoding putative protein CRIPAK yields MPPFYTVQQASVPILHIVAGTCPHLTHCGRHVPPFYTLRQESVPILHIAAGKCPPFTHCGRHVPPFYTLRQARASILHSTTGKCPHFTHCGRHVSPFYTLWQARAPILQIAAGTCPHFTHYGRLHPHFTHSGRHVPPFYTLRQESVPILHIAAGKCPPFTHCGRHVPPFYTLRQARASILHSTTGKCPHFTHCGRHVPPFYTLRQARAPFYTSRQTASPFYTFRQAHAPILHIAAGKCPHFTHCGRKLSPFYTLWQARAPILHITADCISILHIPAGKSPHFTHSGRQVSPFYTVRQVVVVRREGERERERG; encoded by the coding sequence atgcctccattttacacagtacaacaggcaagtgtccccattttacacattgtggcaggcacgtgcccccatttaacacattgcggcaggcacgtgcccccattttacacattgcggcaggaaagtgtccccattttacacattgcggcaggaaagtgtcccccttttacacattgcggcaggcacgtgcctccattttacacattgcggcaggcacgtgcctccattttacacagtacaacaggcaagtgtccccattttacacattgtggcaggcacgtgtccccattttacacattgtggcaggcacgtgcccccattttacaaattgcggcaggcacgtgcccccattttacacattacggcagactgcatccccattttacacattccggcaggcacgtgcccccattttacacattgcggcaggaaagtgtccccattttacacattgcggcaggaaagtgtcccccttttacacattgcggcaggcacgtgcctccattttacacattgcggcaggcacgtgcctccattttacacagtacaacaggcaagtgtccccattttacacattgtggcaggcacgtgcccccattttacacattgcggcaggcacgtgccccattttacacatcacggcagactgcatccccattttacacattccggcaggcacatgcccccattttacacattgcggcaggaaagtgtccccattttacacattgcggcaggaaattgtccccattttacacattgtggcaggcacgtgcccccattttacacattacggcagactgcatctccattttacacattccggcaggcaagagtccccattttacacattctggcagacaggtgtccccattttacacagtacggcaggtggtggtggtgaggagggagggagagagagagagggagaggggctga